TTCTGTTCGAAATAAATAACAAAACCTGGCTTAGCCCCGTTTGGCTTTTTCACTTGACGTATTTGTGTGTAGTCAACAGGTACTGATGACGAGTCTCTTGCTTTACTAAAATAGGCACTTAAATTTGCGGCTTCCATTAAAGTGGTTTCGTCAGGTTCTTCTGAATGGATGACAACGTGGGAACCAGGAATATCTTTTGTATGTAACCAAGTGTCAGTCTTTTTCGCAAGTTTAAATGTAAGGTAGTCATTTTGTTTATTATTTTTGCCAACTGAAATTGTAGTTCCTGTTGAGGAAATATACGTTTCTGGAATAGGCTTTGTTGGTTTTTTCTTTTTCTTTGAAGCACGCATTCTTAAATAGCCTTGTTCTGCTAGTTCCTCTCGAATTTCTTCAATATCTGCTGGTGCTGCCTGTTCAACCTGGCTAATTAACATTTCAAAATAACTTATTTCAGAATTGGTTTTTTCTATTTGTTCCTGTACCATAATCAGTGCATTTTTAGCTTTATTATACTTAGTATAGTAATTTTGTGCATTCTCAATCGGCGTTTTTCTCTCACTTAATGGAATGGTAATTTTCTCTTCATTTTCACTATAATAATTTGTAACAGTAACTTCCTTCATACCTTTTTCGAAATTATATAAATTCGCCATTAAAAGTTCGCCAAATAGTTGATAACGATCCAATTTTGAAGCGTTGTCTAAGTCTTTTTGAAGCTTCTTAAGTTTTAATTTCAACTTATTAATTTCATTTTGTAAATAGCGTTCTAGATCCCCAGCCTGCTGTTTAACACGTTCACGTTCTGCTCTTGCATAAAAAACACGGTCCAATAATTGGCTAAGTGAATGATAACTTGTAGATTGTCCTGTTAAATGGGTGATTTTTGTAGGTGAAAAGTAGATTTTACCTTTTACCTCCATGTAAGTCGGCGATGCACCAGAATTTATTTCATTTAAAAATGTATGGAAGGTTTCTACGATATTGCCTTGTTCCATACGGTGTAGAAGTTCATTTGCATGGAAGGATGAAAACCCTTTGTAATGATCTACAACTTCTCTCGCAGTTTTCCCGCTTTCAAAAAAACGAAGGATTTCATCATCTGTCGCTGATGTAGGATTGATTTTATTTTGTTCAGGTGGTTCTATATATATTTGCCCTGGTAATACTGTTCGGTAGCTATTCATGGATGGTGGTAAATGCTTTAAGCTATCGATGATTTTATCAGTTTGACTATCAATTAATAGTAGGTTACTATGGCGACCCATTATTTCGATTGTAAGATTTCGATAAACAGTATCTCCAATTTCATTTTTGCTTTCAATACTAAATGTAATGACGCGTTCAAAGCTTTGGGTTTGTATCGCTTGAATAAAGCCCCCTTCAATATGCTTACGTAACAACATGCAAAACATTGGAGGTTCACTTGGATTATCAATCGGTTCATCTGTTAAATGGATTCGTGCGTAAGATGGGTGTATTGAAAACAATAATTTATGATTCTCACCACCTGCACGAATATGAAGTACAACTTCTAGAGCATTTGGTTGATGAACTTTTGTTATACGTCCAGATATAAGTTTAGATAATTCATTTGTAACTGCAAAAGTAAATAATCCATCAAAAGCCATGATAGATTCCTCATTTCTATAAAAAATCAAAGTATAGGTTTTATTATATAATTTTTTTATAAAGAAATGGGAAAAAACGTTCTCTAATTAATATTTCTTAAGTTATATTTTTCAAAACATATGTTATAATTGGAACAATATACAGAAAGGTGTGACGAACCTTGGTGCGTAGTATGACAGGATTTGGCAGGGGTGTCACAACAACGGATGATTATCAGCTGACTGTTGAAGTAAGATCTGTAAATCATCGTTTTTTAGAAATTCAAACAAAATTTCCAAAAGAATGGCTTGAAATTGAACTTTTAGCAAAAAAATTATTATCTCAATTTGTCATTAGAGGTAAGCTAGATGTAGTCGTAAATTTAAAAATAAACGAGCAGTCAGTTTCAAATGTACAGATTAATTGGCCCCTAATTGATGCCTACAAAAATGCAAAAGAGCAGCTTGAAAACGTATTGCCTCTAAATGAAAAATGGTCAATGCAAGAAATTTTTTCTATTGAAAACGCCATTATATATGAAAAAAAAGAAATATCCATTGAAGAACTAAAATCAGCAATGGAGCATGCTTTAACCGAGGCAGTCAATAACTTAGTTCAAATGCGTGAGCGTGAAGGGCAACAATTGGCATTCGTTTTGTTACAATATAAAAATGACTTAGAAGAGCAAATTCAACTAATACGTAAGTTCTCTCCAAATGCCGTAAACAAATACCGCGAAAAACTGATTAATCGTATGAAAGAGATTGTTGATTCTAATTTGATAGACGAACGCATACTAGCCGAAGTTGCCATTTATGCAGATCGAGTAGATATATCAGAAGAATTAGATCGTCTTGAAAGCCATTTTCAACAGTTAACAGAAACTTTAAATGAGGATACATCTATTGGTCGAAAACTGGATTTTTTAATGCAAGAATGTCTTCGTGAAATCAATACGATTGGCTCGAAAAATCAATCCTCTGATGCATCCGTTGCAGTTGTCCAAGCAAAAACGATATTAGAAAAAATGCGAGAACAAATACAAAATATTGAATAGTTCTTTGCTAAATGTAAAAAGTGAAGTAGTAATGGGAGGGAATATGAGGAATTTATGAGAAAAGAACGTGGATTATTAATTGTTCTATCTGGCCCTTCTGGTGTTGGTAAAGGTACAGTAAGAAAAGAACTATTTTCACAAGCAGGTACAAATTATGAATACTCA
Above is a genomic segment from Lysinibacillus sp. PLM2 containing:
- the yloA gene encoding hypothetical protein codes for the protein MAFDGLFTFAVTNELSKLISGRITKVHQPNALEVVLHIRAGGENHKLLFSIHPSYARIHLTDEPIDNPSEPPMFCMLLRKHIEGGFIQAIQTQSFERVITFSIESKNEIGDTVYRNLTIEIMGRHSNLLLIDSQTDKIIDSLKHLPPSMNSYRTVLPGQIYIEPPEQNKINPTSATDDEILRFFESGKTAREVVDHYKGFSSFHANELLHRMEQGNIVETFHTFLNEINSGASPTYMEVKGKIYFSPTKITHLTGQSTSYHSLSQLLDRVFYARAERERVKQQAGDLERYLQNEINKLKLKLKKLQKDLDNASKLDRYQLFGELLMANLYNFEKGMKEVTVTNYYSENEEKITIPLSERKTPIENAQNYYTKYNKAKNALIMVQEQIEKTNSEISYFEMLISQVEQAAPADIEEIREELAEQGYLRMRASKKKKKPTKPIPETYISSTGTTISVGKNNKQNDYLTFKLAKKTDTWLHTKDIPGSHVVIHSEEPDETTLMEAANLSAYFSKARDSSSVPVDYTQIRQVKKPNGAKPGFVIYFEQKTIYVTPDENLILKLRKQKD